In a genomic window of Primulina huaijiensis isolate GDHJ02 chromosome 10, ASM1229523v2, whole genome shotgun sequence:
- the LOC140986297 gene encoding inactive protein kinase SELMODRAFT_444075-like has product MSKDLKKGGNLEKSCEVAEKVVVAVKASKEIPKTALVWALTHVVQPGDCITLVVVVSSHHAGRKLWGFPRFAGDCANGHRRSHTGTSAEQKSDLTDYCSQMFLQLHDVYDPNKINVKIKIVSGTPCGAVASEAKKNQANWVVLDKHLKHEEKRCMEELHCNIVVMKRSQAKVLRLNLVGSPKKQLEVNSDKDQSSKKQENKTDSLNTNDSSSSSAHGPAVTPSSSPETFTATEAGTSSVSSSDPGTSPFFVAEMKDGLKKAEILVTETKRGHDESSSDTESENWSASSSLRFQPWMADIVSARCRSFERIGESSRRSNNSINASVEKLSKLDIEAGFESPSYRSNLDFGGSLREVIALRTVPSAPPPLCSICQHKAPVFGKPPRWFTYAELELATGGFSQANFLAEGGFGTVHRGILPDGQAIAVKQHKFASSQGDHEFCSEVEVLSCAQQRNVVMLIGFCIEDGRRLLVYEYICNGSLDSHLYGRHQDTLAWNSRKKIAVGAARGLRYLHEECRVGCIVHRDMRLNNILITHDFEPLVGDFGLARWQPDGETGVETRVIGTLGYLAPEYAQSGQITEKADVYSFGVVLLELVTGRKSLDLNRPKGQQCLTEWARPLLEAYAIDELVDPRMGGNYAENEVHCMLHAASLCIRQDPQARPRMSQVLRILEGDVMNSSQISSPRYDVGNLSGRTCSSDHQHEHCVGPIRDEESISFSSRLSVNSRTSFRDGEGVKIIGENK; this is encoded by the exons ATGAGTAAAGACTTGAAAAAGGGGGGAAACCTAGAGAAGAGTTGCGAAGTGGCTGAGAAAGTGGTGGTGGCTGTTAAAGCATCGAAGGAGATTCCTAAGACTGCTCTTGTTTGGGCTCTGACTCATGTTGTGCAGCCTGGGGATTGCATTACTCTTGTGGTGGTGGTCTCTTCGCATCACGCTG GTAGAAAATTATGGGGCTTCCCAAGGTTTGCTGGAGACTGTGCTAATGGTCATAGGAGGTCACACACTGGTACAAGTGCAGAACAGAAGTCTGACTTAACAGATTATTGCTCTCAAATGTTTCTTCAGCTTCATGATGTTTATGACCCTAACAAA ATCAACGTGAAGATTAAAATTGTATCGGGGACACCATGTGGAGCTGTGGCCAGCGAGGCAAAGAAGAATCAAGCTAATTGGGTTGTACTGGACAA ACACCTCAAACACGAGGAAAAACGCTGCATGGAAGAACTGCATTGCAATATTGTAGTAATGAAGCGTTCCCAAGCGAAGGTTCTTCGTCTGAACCTAGTTGGATCACCTAAAAAGCAACTCGAAGTGAATTCTGACAAAGATCAGTCGTCTAAGAAACAAGAAAACAAGACTGATTCTTTGAATACAaatgattcttcttcttcttcggctCATGGCCCAGCAGTTACACCTTCGAGTAGTCCCGAGACTTTTACTGCCACTGAAGCTGGAACTTCATCGGTTTCAAGTTCTGATCCTGGAACGTCACCTTTCTTCGTTGCTGAAATGAAGGATGGCCTGAAAAAAGCCGAGATATTAGTCACAGAAACAAAAAGGGGCCATGATGAGTCCAGTTCAGATACCGAGAGTGAAAATTGGTCTGCCTCCTCGAGTTTAAGATTTCAACCATGGATGGCAGACATTGTTAGTGCACGTTGCCGATCTTTTGAACGCATTGGAGAGAGCTCCAGACGATCCAATAACTCGATTAACGCTTCGGTAGAAAAGCTCTCGAAATTAGACATTGAAGCTGGGTTCGAATCACCAAGCTATCGATCTAATCTTGATTTTGGTGGCAGTTTGAGGGAAGTGATTGCACTTAGGACTGTCCCTTCTGCTCCCCCTCCTTTGTGTTCTATATGTCAACACAAGGCTCCTGTCTTTGGGAAGCCTCCAAGGTGGTTCACATATGCCGAGCTAGAGCTTGCCACTGGAGGGTTTTCACAGGCTAACTTCTTAGCTGAAGGTGGATTTGGAACCGTCCACCGAGGGATCCTTCCCGATGGCCAGGCAATTGCTGTGAAGCAACACAAATTTGCGAGCTCTCAAGGGGATCATGAGTTTTGCTCGGAAGTTGAAGTGCTGAGCTGTGCTCAGCAACGTAATGTTGTTATGCTCATTGGTTTTTGCATAGAAGATGGCAGAAGATTGCTAGTGTATGAATATATCTGCAATGGATCATTGGATTCTCATCTTTACG GGCGTCATCAGGACACACTAGCATGGAATTCACGTAAAAAGATAGCGGTTGGAGCCGCGCGAGGGTTACGATATCTTCATGAAGAATGCAGAGTCGGTTGCATCGTGCATCGAGATATGCGACTGAATAACATTCTGATTACCCATGATTTTGAACCCTTG GTGGGAGACTTTGGTCTTGCGAGATGGCAACCAGATGGTGAGACAGGAGTTGAAACTCGAGTCATTGGAACATTGGg GTACTTGGCACCTGAGTATGCCCAAAGTGGTCAGATCACAGAAAAGGCGGACGTTTACTCATTTGGAGTGGTGCTTTTGGAGCTTGTCACTGGGCGTAAATCGCTGGACCTTAACAGGCCTAAAGGACAGCAATGCCTTACTGAATGG GCACGTCCCTTACTGGAAGCATATGCCATTGATGAACTGGTTGATCCACGAATGGGAGGCAACTATGCGGAGAATGAGGTTCACTGTATGTTGCACGCCGCATCTCTATGTATACGCCAGGATCCTCAGGCAAGGCCTCGCATGTCACAg GTACTTCGGATACTTGAAGGCGATGTCATGAATTCAAGTCAAATATCCAGTCCACGATATGATGTAGGCAACCTGAGTGGTAGGACTTGTTCATCAGATCACCAACATGAACATTGTGTTGGCCCTATTAGGGACGAGGAATCCATAAGTTTTAGCTCGAGGCTTTCTGTTAACTCGAGAACGAGTTTTAGAGATGGAGAGGGAGTCAAGATCATTGGCGAAAACAAATAG
- the LOC140986300 gene encoding uncharacterized protein isoform X2: MALPPPYEPYYLAPPPQEYGYASKDRDGISTLFVSGLPEDVKAREIHNLFRRRPGFDYCQLKYTGRGNQGVKFDPQTGSTLHIELARSNSTRKIKPGSGPYVVIDRRKTSGTHARESSNDYGESDSDDPTTNDSGNLHGSAVENSTEKAAEDNDSFAPRNDQEKTADGACSTLFIANLGPNSTDAELKQVLSQYPGFNGLKVRTRGGMPVAFADFEKVEQATEAMNAIQGSSLPSSDRGGMHIEYARSKMRKP, from the exons ATGGCACTTCCGCCGCCGTATGAACCGTACTACTTGGCACCTCCTCCGCAGGAATACGGCTATGCCTCCAAAGACAGAGATGGAATCAGCACGCTTTTTGTTTCCGGTCTTCCCGAGGACGTGAAGGCCCGTGAGATTCACAATCTCTTCCGTCGACGTCCTGGATTTGATTATTGCCAGCTCAAATACACTGGCCGCGGTAATCAG GGTGTAAAATTTGATCCTCAAACTGGTTCAACTTTGCACATCGAATTGGCAAGATCAAATTCCACTAGAAAAATTAAACCAG GAAGTGGTCCATACGTGGTTATCGACAGAAGGAAAACATCTGGTACCCATGCTAGGGAATCATCAAATGACTATG GAGAGAGTGATTCCGATGATCCAACTACCAATGACTCTGGTAACCTACATGGTTCAGCAGTGGAAAATAG CACTGAAAAAGCAGCTGAGGATAATGATTCCTTTGCTCCACGGAAT GATCAAGAAAAGACAGCAGATGGCGCATGCTCTACCCTGTTTATTGCTAATCTGGGTCCCAACAGTACTGATGCGGAACTGAAGCAAGTTCTTTCTCA ATACCCGGGATTCAACGGCCTTAAGGTTCGCACTCGAGGTGGAATGCCAGTTGCATTTGCTGATTTTGAG AAAGTTGAACAAGCAACCGAGGCAATGAATGCGATTCAAGGCAGCTCGTTACCTTCCTCGGACCGGGGTGGCATGCATATAGA ATATGCCAGGTCGAAAATGAGGAAGCCTTGA
- the LOC140986299 gene encoding auxin-responsive protein IAA16-like — protein sequence MKGFARKGEGCPQLMDLIPRKGWLVEKSAEETKNHGLELTLGPPSGDWKISKEKSNESPLSFTHFSNDPCLKNQVLKYPLNQPTMAPFMHLQLVHQQIHGGGRVTVMKEESSQPCNNRAGEDFRSAEIMKGFSPDPADTAVANRNSAQKRTASPVVGWPPIRSFRKNLTNGTSSKPASESLNTNLTETSGQKPNEDLPKSSLFVKINMDGVPIGRKVDLKAYDSYEKLSIAVDELFTGLLAAQREACGVGIKYKDKGGNGTRGHLLDESGEYTLVYEDNEGDRMLVGDVPWHMFVSTVKRLRVLKSSQLPLLSLDDGSKKGRLSTE from the exons ATGAAGGGGTTTGCAAGAAAGGGTGAGGGGTGTCCACAGTTGATGGATTTGATCCCCAGAAAGGGCTGGCTTGTGGAAAAAAGTGCAGAAGAAACAAAAAACCATGGGCTTGAATTAACCCTTGGTCCACCAAGTGGAGACTGGAAAATATCGAAAGAAAAAAGCAATGAATCCCCTCTCTCTTTCACTCACTTTTCGAATGACCCTTGTCTTAAAAATCAAGTCTTGAAATACCCGTTGAATCAGCCAACAATGGCTCCTTTCATGCACCTTCAGTTAGTTCATCAGCAGATACATGGAGGAGGTCGAGTTACTGTCATGAAGGAAGAATCCTCACAGCCCTGTAACAATAGAGCAGGAGAGGATTTCCGGAGTGCAGAAATAATGAAGGGATTTTCACCAGATCCTGCAGATACTGCTGTCGCCAACAGAAACAGTGCTCAGAAAAG GACTGCTTCTCCAGTGGTGGGATGGCCTCCAATCCGATCATTTCGAAAGAATCTCACGAATGGAACTTCTTCTAAACCTGCATCAGAATCTCTGAATACGAATCTCACCGAAACTTCAGGCCAAAAACCAAATGAAGATCTTCCAAAAAGCAGCCTGTTTGTGAAGATCAACATGGATGGTGTTCCGATTGGAAGAAAAGTtgatcttaaagcttatgaCAGTTATGAGAAGCTCTCCATTGCGGTCGATGAACTCTTCACGGGCCTTCTTGCAG CTCAAAGAGAAGCTTGTGGTGTTGGAATCAAGTATAAGGACAAGGGAGGAAACGGGACGAGGGGACATTTATTGGATGAAAGTGGAGAATACACTCTTGTCTATGAAGACAATGAAGGTGACAGGATGCTTGTTGGTGATGTCCCTTGGCA CATGTTTGTGTCAACGGTGAAGAGGCTACGCGTCTTGAAGAGCTCTCAACTTCCATTGCTGTCCCTTGATG ATGGAAGTAAAAAGGGGAGGCTTTCAACTGAATAA
- the LOC140985602 gene encoding phospholipase D alpha 4, whose protein sequence is MEQKHTFFHGTLEVTIFRATVNKPSLPFKCISASGKPTYVSIKVDNKTMAKTTQERDRVWNQTFQILCAHQPNTTITITMKRKRSVLGKIDIQANKLLHEQSSINGYFPLSKANGKPNKKLKLQFIVRFKQAESAKNWGTLLYKGIKNAAFPLRSNCSVKLYQDAHHRPTFQLPFNLYEKPRNLWEDIYISIDGAKHLIYIAGWSLNPKMALVRDPQTDIPHARGVKLGELLKRKAEEGVAVRIMLWDDETSLPIIKNKGIMGTQDEDALAYFKHTKVICKLCPRLHNKFPTAFAHHQKTITVDIRGLPSSRNREITSFLGGFDLCDGRYDTEEHSLFRTLNTESHCYDFYQTSLPGANLHKGGPREPWHDTHACVTGQAARDILTNFEQRWTKQCDHNLLVQLSSVPELSQQPNSITSSPQRNWNVQVFRSIDHLSAYPSTENVTTERSIHEAYVEAIRCAERFIYVENQYFIGGCHLWDANKHCGCRNLIPVEIALKIESKIKSRERFAVYVVIPMWPEGAADSETVQDILHWTRETMKMMYGIVGEAIQKSGGQEHPRDYLNFFCLANKEKEVKGEFVPPYTPHQGTQYWNAQKHRRFMVYVHSKIMIVDDTYLLIGSANINQRSMDGQRDTEIAIGCYQSRSEESNSDNKNILSFRMSLWYEHTGKAHEVFREPQSLKCLQSIRSVGDDMWESYSRDEIQDMGGVHLVSYPVHVTKEGRVQDLGEGCFPDTKTPVRGKRSKVLSSIFTT, encoded by the exons ATGGAGCAAAAGCACACATTCTTTCATGGAACGCTTGAAGTAACTATCTTTCGCGCCACCGTGAACAAACCATCCCTCCCATTCAAG TGCATATCTGCGAGTGGAAAGCCTACCTATGTGTCAATCAAAGTAGACAATAAAACAATGGCGAAAACTACGCAAGAACGAGACCGTGTTTGGAACCAAACCTTTCAAATCCTCTGCGCTCATCAACCAAATACAACCATTACAATTACCATGAAAAGAAAACGTTCCGTCTTGGGAAAAATCGACATCCAAGCTAACAAGCTTTTACATGAACAAAGTTCAATCAATGGCTACTTCCCACTCTCCAAAGCAAATGGAAAACCAAACAAGAAGCTCAAGTTACAGTTTATTGTACGGTTTAAACAAGCAGAAAGTGCAAAAAATTGGGGCACGTTATTGTATAAAGGGATTAAGAATGCTGCATTTCCCTTGAGGTCGAATTGCAGTGTCAAATTGTATCAAGATGCTCATCATCGTCCCACGTTTCAACTGCCGTTTAATCTTTATGAGAAGCCAAGAAATTTGTGGGAAGATATTTATATTTCTATTGATGGTGCAAAgcatttgatttatattgcaGGATGGTCATTAAATCCTAAAATGGCCCTA GTGCGCGACCCTCAAACAGACATCCCTCATGCACGAGGGGTGAAGCTCGGTGAATTATTGAAGCGAAAAGCAGAAGAAGGCGTGGCGGTGAGAATCATGCTTTGGGATGATGAAACGTCCCTGCCAATCATTAAGAATAAAGGGATCATGGGAACTCAAGATGAAGATGCATTAGCCTATTTCAAGCACACTAAAGTGATATGCAAATTGTGCCCTAGACTGCACAACAAATTCCCAACAGCCTTTGCCCATCATCAGAAGACGATAACAGTGGATATTCGGGGTCTTCCCTCTTCAAGAAATCGAGAAATCACAAGCTTTCTTGGTGGTTTCGATCTCTGTGATGGAAGGTATGACACAGAAGAACATTCACTTTTTCGAACACTTAACACAGAATCCCATTGCTACGATTTCTACCAAACCAGTCTACCAGGGGCTAATCTGCATAAAGGAGGGCCAAGAGAGCCATGGCATGATACGCATGCCTGCGTAACTGGCCAAGCTGCACGAGACATTTTAACCAATTTCGAGCAAAGATGGACTAAACAATGTGATCACAACTTACTAGTTCAACTCAGTTCCGTTCCAGAATTATCTCAGCAGCCTAATTCCATAACCAGTTCTCCTCAAAGAAACTGGAATGTCCAAGTTTTTCGGTCAATTGACCATCTTTCCGCTTACCCTTCGACTGAAAACGTTACCACTGAACGAAGCATCCACGAAGCTTATGTCGAGGCAATCAGGTGTGCGGAAAGGTTTATATACGTCGAGAATCAGTATTTCATTGGAGGTTGTCATCTTTGGGATGCGAACAAGCATTGCGGATGTAGGAACTTGATTCCTGTTGAGATTGCACTAAAAATAGAAAGCAAAATCAAGTCAAGGGAACGGTTTGCGGTGTATGTGGTGATACCAATGTGGCCAGAAGGAGCAGCAGATAGTGAAACGGTGCAGGACATACTGCACTGGACGAGGGAAACAATGAAAATGATGTATGGGATTGTAGGAGAAGCGATTCAAAAAAGTGGTGGGCAAGAACATCCAAGGGATTACTTGAATTTCTTCTGCCTGGCTAATAAGGAAAAGGAGGTAAAAGGAGAGTTCGTTCCTCCATACACACCTCATCAAGGAACACAGTACTGGAATGCACAGAAACATAGAAGGTTCATGGTTTATGTGCACTCCAAGATCATGATAG TGGACGATACTTACTTGCTAATTGGTTCTGCAAACATCAACCAAAGATCGATGGATGGACAACGAGATACCGAGATTGCGATAGGATGCTATCAATCAAGAAGTGAGGAAAGCAATTCAGACAACAAGAACATTCTTTCATTTCGTATGTCACTATGGTATGAACATACCGGGAAAGCTCATGAAGTTTTCCGAGAGCCTCAAAGTTTGAAGTGCTTGCAAAGTATTCGATCGGTGGGAGATGATATGTGGGAAAGTTACAGTCGGGACGAGATACAAGATATGGGAGGTGTCCATTTAGTGAGTTATCCTGTTCATGTAACCAAAGAAGGTCGCGTTCAGGATTTAGGTGAGGGCTGTTTTCCAGACACCAAAACACCAGTGAGAGGGAAGAGATCCAAGGTTTTATCATCTATATTTACTACATAG
- the LOC140986300 gene encoding polyadenylate-binding protein 2 isoform X1: protein MALPPPYEPYYLAPPPQEYGYASKDRDGISTLFVSGLPEDVKAREIHNLFRRRPGFDYCQLKYTGRGNQAVAFATFVNHQSAMAALHSLNGVKFDPQTGSTLHIELARSNSTRKIKPGSGPYVVIDRRKTSGTHARESSNDYGESDSDDPTTNDSGNLHGSAVENSTEKAAEDNDSFAPRNDQEKTADGACSTLFIANLGPNSTDAELKQVLSQYPGFNGLKVRTRGGMPVAFADFEKVEQATEAMNAIQGSSLPSSDRGGMHIEYARSKMRKP, encoded by the exons ATGGCACTTCCGCCGCCGTATGAACCGTACTACTTGGCACCTCCTCCGCAGGAATACGGCTATGCCTCCAAAGACAGAGATGGAATCAGCACGCTTTTTGTTTCCGGTCTTCCCGAGGACGTGAAGGCCCGTGAGATTCACAATCTCTTCCGTCGACGTCCTGGATTTGATTATTGCCAGCTCAAATACACTGGCCGCGGTAATCAG GCTGTGGCTTTTGCCACCTTTGTGAATCATCAATCAGCAATGGCAGCTTTGCATTCTCTAAAT GGTGTAAAATTTGATCCTCAAACTGGTTCAACTTTGCACATCGAATTGGCAAGATCAAATTCCACTAGAAAAATTAAACCAG GAAGTGGTCCATACGTGGTTATCGACAGAAGGAAAACATCTGGTACCCATGCTAGGGAATCATCAAATGACTATG GAGAGAGTGATTCCGATGATCCAACTACCAATGACTCTGGTAACCTACATGGTTCAGCAGTGGAAAATAG CACTGAAAAAGCAGCTGAGGATAATGATTCCTTTGCTCCACGGAAT GATCAAGAAAAGACAGCAGATGGCGCATGCTCTACCCTGTTTATTGCTAATCTGGGTCCCAACAGTACTGATGCGGAACTGAAGCAAGTTCTTTCTCA ATACCCGGGATTCAACGGCCTTAAGGTTCGCACTCGAGGTGGAATGCCAGTTGCATTTGCTGATTTTGAG AAAGTTGAACAAGCAACCGAGGCAATGAATGCGATTCAAGGCAGCTCGTTACCTTCCTCGGACCGGGGTGGCATGCATATAGA ATATGCCAGGTCGAAAATGAGGAAGCCTTGA